GGTCGTGGTCTTCCCGACGCCGCCCTTCTGGTTCGCAACGACCATGATCCGGGTCTGCTCCGGTCGCGGCAGGCTGCCGCCGGAACGGTACATCGCCGCAACGGCCTGCTGGGCAGCGCGGCTCGGCAGCTGGCCTGGGGACGGCGGAGCCGCCGGAGCCAGGTCGACCGCACCTCCCGGAGCGTCGACCGGCTCGGCTCGGGGGCCAGGCACCGGATCGGCCGTCGGCCCAGCGATGTTGGCGTCGGACCGCAATGGTTCACTCTCCTCGACACATGCAGGGTTCGTGGTTTCAAAGCCTGCCATGTCCCGGGGGTTACGAACCAGCGAGGACGGCTTACTTGTGGACAGCGACCCCTTTGTGGACAACCCCGTCACACTTTCGGAGGTGGCGCGGGAGCGGCGGTTGCGTGGCTCAGCGGCTACGCGTCCACGACTGATGATTCCTTGGAGCAGCGAGCGGCGTTTCACGTGAAACACGATGCCCACGCTTCAGAGAGTCGCCGGGCCAGACACTCCGCGCCCCGAGCATATTCGGCTCTTTGAGCGTCGTGTCGGCCCGCCCATACGAAGGGGCCCGGTGAGCGCCGTGCGCTCACCGGGCCCCACGCCGACCCCTTACGAGGAACGCCGCCCGCTCCGCGCGCCACGCCGCGCCGCCTTGGCCCGCTTGGCCGCGAACCGCACCCCACCGGGGCTTTCGCCGACTTCCGCCCGTACCACCGTGGACAGCGGGTCGACCAGGCCGGCCCCGACATGCAGCACGGAGCTGCGCACGACGCCCAGCTTCGCCAGAGCGGCACGCGCGCCTTTCAGCTCCTGCTCCGCCGTGTCGCCCTTGAGCGCCAGCATCTCCCCGTAGGGCCGCAGCAGGGGAATCCCCCAACCGGCGAGCCGGTCCAGCGGGGCGACGGCCCGAGCCGTCACGACGTGCACCGGCACGAAGGTGTTCATCACTTCCTCGGCACGCCCGCGCACGACGGTGACCTGCTCCTCAAGGCCGAGCAGCTCCACCACTTCGTTCAGGAAGTTGGTCCGCCGCAGCAGTGGCTCAAGGAGCGTGATGCGAAGATCCGGCCGCACCAGGGCCAGGGGGATGCCGGGCAGGCCGGCACCGGAGCCGACATCGCACACCGTCACCTGCTCGGGCACGACCTCGGAGAGGACCGCGCAGTTCAGCAGGTGGCGCTCCCACAGCCGCGGGACCTCGCGGGGACCGATCAGTCCACGGCCCACACCGACGTCGGCCAGGAGACCGGCGTACCGGATGGCGTCCGGCAGCCGGTCCCCGAAGACCTCGCGCGCCGCCGCGGGCGGCTCGGGCAGCTCCGCCGCCGCGTCCTGCGGATCGCCGTCGCGCCTCACGGCAGGACGACCACGCGGCGCTGCGGCTCCTCGCCCTCCGATTCACTGCGCAGCCCAGCCGCTGCCACGGCGTCGTGGACCACCTTGCGTTCGAAGGGCGTCATGGGCTTGAGCTTGACCGGCTCGCCCGCCTCCTTGGCCTGCTGCGCCGCTTCCTTGCCGAGAGCGGTCAGCTTCTCCCGCTTGCGGGCACGGTGCCCGGCGATGTCGAGCATGAGCCTGCTGCGTTCGCCCGTCTCCCGGTGCACCGCGAGCCGGGTCAGCTCCTGGAGGGCCTCCAGTACCTCCCCGTCCCGGCCGACGAGCTTCTGGAGGTCGCGGGCGGTGCCCTCCGCGATGATCGAGACCGCGGCACGGTCGCCCTCGACGTCCATGTCGATGTCGCCGTCGAGGTCCGCGATGTCGAGGAGCCCCTCAAGGTAGTCGGCCGCGATCTCGCCCTCCTGCTCAAGGCGGGTGAGGACGTCGGTGTCCTCGGCTGCGGTTGACTTCGTGTCCGTCACAGGTGGGACCCTTCTCGCGCTCTACTTCTTGCTCTTCGCGGACGGCTTCGACTTGCCGTTCCGGGACTTCTTCGGCTGCGGTCGACTGCCCTTCTGCCGGTTCGGCTGGGCGGTCTTCTTCGCCTGCTGCTGTCCGGGCTCCGACGGCTTCCCGAGGTCGATGCCCTGGCCGTCCTGCGGGGTGGCCGGCTTCTTGGGCTGCTGGGCGGCGGCCGACTGGCGCTGCGCCTTCGACTGGCGCTTGGGCTGCGTCCGGTTCGCGCGGGCCGTCTCGGTCGCCTTCTTGGCCTCGACCTCGGCCGGGTCCTCCTTGAGCTTGCCCTTCTTCCGCAGCCGCTCCTGGCGCTGCTGGTAGGCGAGGCTGCCGGGCGTGGGGTTCCGGGTGATCACGAACATCTGCTGACCCATGGACCAGACGTTGGTGGTGAGCCAGTAGATGAGGACGCCGACCGGGAAGTTGATGCCGAAGACGGCGAACATGATCGGGAAGATGTACATGAGCATCTTCTGCTGATTCATGAACGGCGTCTTGACCGTGAGGTCGACGTTCTTCGTCATCAGCTGGCGCTGGGTGTAGAACTGCGACGCCGACATCAGGATGATCATGATGACGGTGACAATGCGCACCGTGCCCTGCGAGGCGTCCAGCTCAGCGAGCTTCTCGGCGCTGTCGAGGAAGCGGGCCGCGATGGGGGCGCCGAAGATCGTCGCCTGCCGGGCGCTGTCGACCTCGTCCTCGCTGAGCACGCCGACCTGGTCGTCGTTCGCGATGTGGTTCAGCACCTGGAAGAGGGCGATGAAGAACGGCGACTGCGCCAGGATCGGCAAGCAGCTCGACAGGGGGTTGGTCCCCGTCTCCCGGTACAGCTTCATCATCTCTTCGGACTGACGCTGCCGGTCGTTCTTGTAGCGCTCCTGGATCTTCTTCATCCGCGGCTGGAGCGCCTGCATGTTGCGGGTCGCCTTGATCTGGCGCACGAAGAGCGGGATCAGCGCGATGCGGATCACGACGACCAGGGACACGATCGACAGGCCCCACGCCCATCCGCTGTCCTCGTCGAAGACGAGGCTGTAGCCCCGGTGGAAGAGGACGATGATTTGGGTGACAACCCAGTACAGGGGACTCAGGATCGAATTGATCGTGTCCACGGGTCAGGCTCCTTGGGCATTGTTGTGGGCACCCCCGGGTGCGGCGTGGGACAGGGCCCGGGGCCGCAGACGGCCACGCACCCGCTGATGCCAGACCGGGCGCTTCCGGGGAGGCACGTGGTCGACTCCACCGCGGGACCAGGGGTTGCACCGCAGGATGCGCCAAGCGGTCAGAGCCGTCCCCTTCACGGCCCCGTGCCGGTCGATGGCCCCGTACCCGTAGTGGGAACAAGACGGGTAGTAACGGCAGACAGGGCCGAGCAGGGGGCTGATGGTCCACTGGTACAGCTTGATCAGCAGCAGCAGCGGGTACTTCATGGCCGTACCCCTCCCAGCAGCCGCTCCAGCGCGGCATCGAGGTCCCGGGCCAACTGATCGAAGGCCGCATCCCCCGCACCAGGCAGGGCCCGTACCACAACCAGGCTACCTGCGGGCAGCCCGGCCACCCGGTCCCGTATCAGGTGGCGCAGCCTGCGCAGCACGCGGTTGCGGACGACGGCATTTCCCACGGCCTTGCTCACGACGAAACCCGCACGCGGCGGAGAAGCTGGTTCTCCCACCGAGTGCGGGTCCGTTCCACCGCTCAGATGGACGACGAGGTGCGGGCGTCCGGCCCTGCGCCCTCGACGCATCGCGGTCGCGAAGTCCTCGCGTCGCCTCAGCCGGTTCTCGACAGGCAGCACCGCATGGACCTGGTCAGCCGCTCAGGCCGACAGGCGGGCGCGGCCCTTGCTGCGACGGTTGGCGATGATCGCGCGGCCGGCACGCGTCCGCATCCGCAGCCGGAAGCCGTGGGTCTTCGCCCGGCGCCGGTTGTTCGGCTGGAAAGTGCGCTTGCTCACTCGGGGGCTCCAGTAATTCTTCGGTGTTCCGGCACGGGCTTGCCGAGACAGGGTGTGGACCGCCGACGGCTGTCACCGTGCGCCCACGAGGATCGCAACGCGCGAGTCGGCCGCCTCTCAAACCCTCGGAGGCAGGCGGCAGCATCCGTCGACGACTCGACCTCGTAACGGTACGCGCGCGGCATCCCGCCGGTCAAACCCGGACGGCGCAGCGTTGTACACACCCTGTGGACAATGACTTGATGCGCGTACCTCGCGCTGACTACCGTTGCTGAACTCGGAATCCCTTCCCGACCGCATTCGCCGTCACACCCGTGGGCGGCTGACGAAGCCAGCACCACCCCTGCGAGTGAGAGAGCGTGCCCTCGTGGCTGACCTTCCCACAGACCTCTCCGCGGTCTGGCCACGCGCACTGACGTCAATGCTCGCCGACGGTCAGCGCCTGGAGACCAAGGACCACCGATGGCTCCAGGACTGCCAGCCCCTGGCCCTGGTGTCCGGCACCGCGCTGCTCGGCGTGTCGAACGAGTACGCCAAGAGCGTCCTCGAAGGGCGGCTCGCCCCGCTGGTCAGCGAGACGCTCAGCCGCGAGTGCGGCCAGCCGATCCGCCTCGCGATCACGGTCACCGCGCCGCCCGCGGAGACGCTGCCCCAGCCGCGGCAGCCGGCCGAGCCCGCCCGCCCGCCGATGCCCGCCGAGTCGCACGAGGCGTACCGCGGTGACGGCGGCTACCAGGGCCCGCCGGCCGCGCGGGCCGCCTACCCGGACCACCCGCACGCGCCCCGGCCCGTCGCGCGGCCCGTGACCTGGGAGCAGCGCCGCGACTACCCGGGGTACGGGCGGCCCGAGGCGTTCGAGCAGCAGTCCTTCGAACAGCAGGGCTACGAGCAGCAGGGCTACGAGCAGCAGCGGTACGAGGAGCCGTCGTACGAGGACCGGCGGTACGACGAGAAGCGGTACGAGGAGAAGCGGTACGACGAGCCGCAGCGGTACGCCGCCCCCGGGCCGCCCGCGGTGCCGCAGCAGAACCGGCCGGCGGGCGGTCCGGGCAGCGCGTCCGGCGGTCCGCCCGAGCCGACCGCCCGGCTGAACCCGAAGTACCTCTTCGACACCTTCGTCATCGGGGCGTCCAACCGCTTCGCGCACGCGGCGGCCGTCGCGGTCGCGGAGGCCCCGGCCAAGGCGTACAACCCGCTGTTCATCTACGGCGAGTCCGGCCTGGGCAAGACGCACCTGCTGCACGCCATCGGCCACTACGCGCGGAGCCTCTACCCGGGAACGCGGGTGCGGTACGTCAGCTCCGAGGAGTTCACGAACGAGTTCATCAACTCCATCCGCGACGGCAAGGCGGACGCCTTCCGCAAGCGGTACCGCGACATGGACATCCTGCTCGTCGACGACGTCCAGTTCCTGGCGAGCAAGGAGTCGACGCAGGAGGAGTTCTTCCACACGTTCAACACCCTGCACAACGCCAACAAGCAGATCGTGCTGTCCTCCGACCGGCCGCCGAAGCAGCTGATCACGCTGGAGGACCGGCTGCGGAACCGTTTCGAGTGGGGCCTGATCACCGACGTCCAGCCGCCCGAGCTGGAGACCCGCATCGCGATCCTGCGCAAGAAGGCCGTGCAGGAGCAGCTGAACGCGCCGCCCGAGGTCCTGGAGTTCATCGCCTCGCGCATCTCCCGCAACATCCGCGAGCTGGAGGGGGCGCTGATCCGCGTCACCGCGTTCGCGAGCCTCAACCGGCAGCCGGTGGACCTCGGGCTCACCGAGATCGTGCTCAAGGACCTCATCCCCGGCGGTGAGGAGGCCGCGCCCGAGATCACCGCGGACGCGATCACCTCGGCCGTCGCGGACTACTTCGGCCTGACCGTGGACGACCTCGCGGGCTCATCGCGCAGCCGCATCCTGGTCACCGCCCGGCAGATCGCCATGTACCTGTGCCGCGAGCTGACGGACCTGTCGCTGCCCAAGATCGGCCAGCACTTCGGCGGTCGCGACCACACGACGGTCATGCACGCGGACCGCAAGATCCGCGCCCTGATGGCCGAGCGGCGCTCGATCTACAACCAGGTCACCGAGCTCACCAACCGCATCAAGAACGGCTGACCGGCCCGCCCCGCGCCCGGACCGCGCCGCTCCGGCGCGCCCCCCGGGGTCCCCGCGGTGTCTCCGCGGTGTCCTTGCGGTGTCCCCGCCCGTGCCCCCCGCCTCCCGCCGGCGCCCCCGAGACACCTCGGGGGCGCTGTTCGATTCTTGCCCCGCAACCCCCCGTTCTCCACAGATCCGCCGGGTTTTCGCCGTCCACACCCTGTGGGAACGGCGTGTCGTCCCAAGACTCGTCCACAGGCAGGCGGTTGGGAGGGCGAAGATACAGGTCAGGTGCCTGTGGGAATGTGGAGAGCCGTTGTCCACAGCTGTGGACAAGCCGACCGGGGCATCCGGGCCGCGGAGCGTTGTCCACCGCCCGCCCACAGGCAAAGGGAAGTTGTACACAGGCAATCCACAGGTTTGTCCACTGTTCGGCAACGCAACGCGCGCTCTCACCGGGACGAGTGAATCAGCTCACAGCGGGCGCCCCGCGGGCCTGTGGGGAACCGCCCCGAATCTGGGGATGAACCTGTTGAGAAGTCGGGGTCGCCTGGGGATGGCCTGTGCACAACTTCGCGGCATCCACAGGGACCCCCCGTTCATCCACGGGTCCGCCCACAGGGCCTGTGTACAAAAAACCGGGCCTGAGCTGGGAAAACGAGGTTATCCACCGTTTCCACAGGCCCTACTACTACCACTACGGATATAAGCCGCGAGACTCGTTTCGAAGTGGGTGCTGTGGACAACTCGGCCCTCGGCGTCCTACCCGCCCGGCTTCGATTTGACTCGCGGAAGCGCCTACTGTCAGTGCCGTGCGTCAGACTGGTGGCCGGTAGGGAGCCATCAGGCGAGGGGCCAGCGACAGCAGGAGGCGGCGGAAGTGAAGATCCGGGTGGAACGCGATGTGCTCGCGGAGGCGGTGGCCTGGGCGGCCCGCAGCCTGCCGGCCCGACCGCCGGTGCCCGTTCTCGCGGGGCTGCTGCTGAAGGCCGAGGAGGGGTCCCTGAGCCTCTCCGGGTTCGACTACGAGGTGTCCGCCCGCGTCGCCGTCGAGGTCGACGTCGAGGAGGGCGGCACGGTCCTCGTGTCGGGCCGCCTGCTCGCCGACATCTGCCGCTCCCTGCCCAACCGCCCGGTGGAGATCTCGTCCGACGGGGTGCGCGTGACCGTGCTCTGCGGCTCCTCCCGGTTCACCCTGCACACGCTCCCGGTCGAGGAGTACCCGGCGCTGCCGCAGATGCCGACCGCGACGGGCACCGTCTCCGCCGAGGTCTTCGCGTCCGCCGTCGCCCAGGTGGCCATCGCCGCGGGCCGCGACGACACCCTGCCGGTGCTCACGGGCGTCCGCGTCGAGATCGAGGGCGACTCGGTGACGCTCGCCTCCACCGACCGCTACCGGTTCGCCGTCAGGGAGTTCCTGTGGAAGCCGGAGACGCCCGACATCTCCGCGGTGGCCCTGGTCCCGGCCAAGACGCTGCTGGACACGGCGAAGTCGCTCAGCGGCGGTGACACGGTCTCGCTGGCGCTCGCGGGGGCCGGGGCGGGCGAGGGCCTCATCGGCTTCGAGGGCGCGGGCCGGCGCACCACCACGCGGCTGCTTGAGGGCGACCTGCCGAAGTACCGCACGCTGTTCCCCACCGAGTTCAACTCGGTGGCCGTGATCGAGACCGCGCCGTTCGTCGAGGCCGTCAAGCGCGTGGCCCTGGTCGCCGAGCGGAACACGCCGGTGCGGCTGAGCTTCGAGCAGGGCGTGCTGATCCTCGAAGCCGGGTCGAGCGACGACGCACAGGCTGTGGAGCGCGTGGACGCGCGGCTCGACGGCGACGACATCTCCATCGCGTTCAACCCCGGGTTCCTGCTCGAAGGGCTGAGCGCGATCGACTCCCCGGTGGCGCAGCTGTCGTTCACCACCTCGACGAAGCCCGCGCTGCTCAGCGGCCGGCCGGCCGTCGACGCGGAGGCCGACGACGCGTACAAGTACCTGATCATGCCGGTGCGCCTGAGCGGCTGACCCGTCGGGCGCCCGGCCCGGAGCTCCGCCCCCGTGGCGGGGCGGGCGGCGCCGCCGGGCGGACCGTTGCCGCGCTGACCTGGCCGTTCCGGCGCGGTCGGCTCCGTTGAGCGGTGGGACCCCACAGGTGTGCACGGGAGCGCGGGCGTAGGCTCGCCCCAGGACATATCGCAATGAATGGAGTCCTCATGCAGCTCGGTCTCGTCGGCCTCGGCAAGATGGGCGGAAACATGCGCGAGCGCATTCGCCGGGCCGGTCACACCGTCGTCGGGTACGCGCCGCACACCCCGTCCGCCGACGCCCACTCCCTGGCGGACATGGTGGACGCGCTGGACGCCCCGCGCGTCGTGTGGCTGATGGTGCCCGCGGGCGAGGCCACGCAGTCGGTGGTCGACGAGCTGTCGGGCCTCCTCTCCGAGGGCGACGTGGTCGTCGACGGGGGCAACTCCCGGTGGACCGACGACGCCAGGCACGCCGAGCAGCTGGCGGCCCGGGGCATCGGGTTCGTGGACTGCGGCGTCTCCGGCGGCGTCTGGGGCCTGGAGAACGGCTACGCGCTGATGTACGGCGGCGACGCCGAGCACGTGGCGAAGGTGCAGCCGGTGTTCGACGCGCTGAAGCCGGAGGGCGACGCGGGCGCCGTGCACGCGGGGAAGGTCGGCGCCGGGCACTTCGCCAAGATGGTGCACAACGGCATCGAGTACGCGATGATGCAGGCGTTCGCCGAGGGCTGGGAACTGCTCGAAGCGGCCGACGAGGTGACCGACGTGCGCGAGGTCTTCCGCTCCTGGCAGGAGGGGACGGTGATCCGTTCCTGGCTGCTCGACCTGGCGGTCCGCGCCCTCGACGACGACGAGCACCTGGACCAGCTGCGCGGCTACGCGGCCGACTCGGGCGAGGGCCGGTGGACGGTGGAGGCGGCGATCGACCACGCGGTGCCGCTGCCGGCGATCACGGCGTCGCTGTTCGCCCGGTTCTCCTCGCGGCAGGACGACTCGCCGCAGATGAAGATGGTGGCGGCGCTGCGCAAGCAGTTCGGCGGGCACGCCGTCGAGAACGCCAAGTCGGCGTAGCGGCGTTCGGACGGGACGACGCGGCGCGCTCGCCGGGCGCGCCGCGGCACACGGCAGGCGGCGCCCGGCAGGCGCGCGATCCAGGAGGTTGGCCCAGGGGTGCACGTCACGCATCTGTCGCTCGCCGATTTCCGCTCCTACGCGCGGGCCGAGGTGCCGCTCGGCCCCGGCGTCTCCTCGTTCGTCGGGCCGAACGGCCAGGGCAAGACGAACCTGGTCGAGGCCGTCGGCTACCTGGCGACGCTGGGCAGCCACCGGGTCGCCTCCGACGCGCCGCTGGTGCGGGCGGGCGCCGACCGGGCCGTGGTGCGGGCCGCCGTCACGGAGGGCGGCAGGCAGCAGCTCGTCGAGATCGAGCTGAACCCCGGCCGGGCCAACCGCGCGAGGCTGAACCGTTCCTCCCCGGTGCGGCCGAGGGACGTGCTCGGTGTGGTGCGCACGGTGCTGTTCGCGCCGGAGGACCTGCACCTGGTGAAGGGGGACCCGGGCGAGCGCAGGCGCTTCCTCGACGAGCTGGCCACGGCGCGGACGCCGCGGCTGGCCGGGGTCAGGTCGGACTACGAGCGGGTGCTCAAGCAGCGGAACGCGCTGCTGAAGTCGGCGGCGATGGCCCGCAGGCACGGCGGCGGGCGGGGCGCCGACCTGTCGACGCTGGACGTGTGGGACCAGCATGTGGCGCGTTCCGGGGCCGAGTTGCTGGCGCAGCGGCTGGCCCTGGTGGACACGCTGCTGCCGCTCGCGGACAAGGCGTACGAGCAGGTGGCGCCGGGGGGCGGCCCGGTGGGGCTCGCCTACCGGGGCGTCGCGAGCGCGCCCGCGCCGCGCGAGGAGCTGTACGAGCTGCTGCTCGCCGCGCTCGGCGAGGCGCGGACGCGGGAGATGGAGCGCGGCATGACGCTCGTGGGGCCGCACCGGGACGATCTCGTGCTGGGTCTCGGTGACTTGCCGGCGAAGGGGTACGCGAGCCACGGCGAGTCGTGGTCGCTCGCGCTCGCGTTGCGGCTCGCCTCGTACGAGTTGCTGAAGAGCGAGGGGCCCGAGCCGGTGCTGGTGCTCGACGACGTGTTCGCCGAGCTGGACGCGCGGCGCAGGGAACGGCTCGCGGAGCTGGTGGCGCCGGGCGAGCAGGTGCTGGTGACGGCGGCGGTCCCGCAGGACGTTCCGGCGGGGCTCGTGGGGGCCCGCTTCGCGGTGGCCGGAGGGAAGGTGGACCGTGAGTGACGGCGCGCGGGCGAAGGGGCCGGGTGCCGGCGCCGAGTTGTCCGGCGTCGACCTGGCGCGCGTGGCGTTGCGCGCGGCCCGCGAGCAGGCGCGCGAGCGGGGCGCGGTGACGCAGCAGCGCAGGCAGGCGCGTCGCGGTGGGTTGCGCTCGGGCGCGCGCCCCGGCGGGCGCGATCCGATGCTCCTGGGCGCCGCCGTGGAGCGGCTGACGGTGGAGCGCGGCTGGGAGATGCCGATCGCGGTGGGCGGTGTGCTGGGGCGCTGGCCGGATCTCGTGGGCCCGGACGTGGCGCAGCACTGCGCGCCGGAAGGATACGACGAGCAGTCCCGCGTGCTGACGGTGCGCTGCGACTCGACGGCGTGGGCGACCCAGCTGCGGCTGCTGGCCCCGCAGTTGCTGCGCCGCCTGAACGGGGATCTCGGGCGCGGCACGGTGACGTCGCTGCGGGTGCTCGGTCCCGCCGCCCCGACGCGGCGGGCGGGTCCGCTGCGCGCGCCCGGCAGCCGCGGCCCCGGCGACACCTACGGCTGAGGCGCCGCCCGCGGCAGGGCTCGGGGCACCCGTGCACGGATGTGCAACGGGGGGCGGGAGTGATGCCGGTCACGTTCGCAGAGGTTGACAGGCCGAAGCGCTGAGCGCCGTTGTGAGCGGATCAGGGCCCCGGGCCTCATATAGGGAGTCACTGGATGGCGGTTCAGGGCGGCACATGCGAACCCAGGGGCCCGGAAACCGCCATTACGGTTGGCGCTAGCGGTAGACTGGAGTAACCCCGCCCTGTTGCGGACCATGTCGAACGACGTAGCCGCTCCCGTTGCCCGGAGCAGGCTCGTGCTGTGCCAGAAAGGGCGCTTCGTGGCCGATTCCGGCGATGCCAACAACAACACTCCCAGCTCCGCCGTCCCCGCCGCGTCCGCGGACGGGCTTCCCTCCTACGACGCCAGTGCGATCACGGTGCTCGAAGGGCTGGACGCGGTACGCAAGCGGCCGGGCATGTACATCGGCTCGACCGGCGAGCGCGGTCTGCACCACCTCGTCTACGAGGTCGTGGACAACTCCGTGGACGAGGCGCTGGCCGGCCACGCGGACACCATCGACGTGACGGTGCTGGCCGACGGCGGCGTCCGGGTCGTGGACAACGGGCGCGGGATCCCGGTGGGCGTGGTGCAGTCGGAGGGCAAGCCCGCGGTCGAGGTCGTGCTCACGGTGCTGCACGCGGGCGGCAAGTTCGGCGGCGGCGGGTACGCGGTCTCGGGCGGTCTGCACGGCGTCGGCGTCTCCGTGGTGAACGCGCTGTCGAGCAAGGTCGCGGTGGAGATCCGCACGGACGGCTACCGCTGGACCCAGGACTACCGGCGCGGTGTGCCGACGGCGCCCCTCGCGCGGAACGAGGCGACGGACGAGACGGGCACCTCGGTCACGTTCTGGGCGGACGGCGACATCTTCGAGACCACGGAGTACTCGTTCGAGACGCTGTCGCGCCGCTTCCAGGAGATGGCGTTCCTCAACCGCGGCCTGACGATCTCGCTCACGGACGAGCGCGAGGCCGCGAAGCAGACCTCGGGCGCGGACTCCGCGGCTCCCGACGGCGGTGACGAGCCGCGCACGGTGACGTACCACTACGAGGGCGGCATCGCGGACTTCGTGCGCCACCTGAACTCGCGCAAGGGCGAGCCGGTGCACCCCTCGGTGATCGAGATCGAGGCGCACGACGCCGAGCGCAACATCTCGGTCGACATCGCGATGCAGTGGAACAGCCAGTACAGCGAGAGCGTGTACAGCTTCGCGAACATCATCCACACCCACGAGGGCGGCACCCACGAAGAGGGCTTCAGGGCGGCGATGACCCAGCTGGTCAACAAGTACGCCCGGGAGAAGAAGCTGCTGCGCGAGAAGGACGACAACCTCACGGGCGAGGACATCCGCGAGGGTCTGACCGCGATCATCTCGATCAAGCTGGCCGAGCCGCAGTTCGAGGGCCAGACGA
Above is a genomic segment from Streptomyces marincola containing:
- a CDS encoding DUF721 domain-containing protein, which translates into the protein MSDGARAKGPGAGAELSGVDLARVALRAAREQARERGAVTQQRRQARRGGLRSGARPGGRDPMLLGAAVERLTVERGWEMPIAVGGVLGRWPDLVGPDVAQHCAPEGYDEQSRVLTVRCDSTAWATQLRLLAPQLLRRLNGDLGRGTVTSLRVLGPAAPTRRAGPLRAPGSRGPGDTYG
- the gyrB gene encoding DNA topoisomerase (ATP-hydrolyzing) subunit B; translated protein: MLCQKGRFVADSGDANNNTPSSAVPAASADGLPSYDASAITVLEGLDAVRKRPGMYIGSTGERGLHHLVYEVVDNSVDEALAGHADTIDVTVLADGGVRVVDNGRGIPVGVVQSEGKPAVEVVLTVLHAGGKFGGGGYAVSGGLHGVGVSVVNALSSKVAVEIRTDGYRWTQDYRRGVPTAPLARNEATDETGTSVTFWADGDIFETTEYSFETLSRRFQEMAFLNRGLTISLTDEREAAKQTSGADSAAPDGGDEPRTVTYHYEGGIADFVRHLNSRKGEPVHPSVIEIEAHDAERNISVDIAMQWNSQYSESVYSFANIIHTHEGGTHEEGFRAAMTQLVNKYAREKKLLREKDDNLTGEDIREGLTAIISIKLAEPQFEGQTKTKLGNTEAKTFVQRVVYEHLSDWLDRNPTEAADIIRKSIQAATARVAARKARDLTRRKGLLETASLPGKLSDCQSNDAAQCEIFIVEGDSAGGSAKSGRDPQYQAILPIRGKILNVEKARIDKVLQNAEVQALISAFGTGIHEDFDISKLRYHKIILMADADVDGQHINTLLLTLLFRFMRPLVESGHVYLSQPPLYKIKWGRDEFEYAYSDRERNSLIQLGRERGKRIREDSIQRFKGLGEMNAEELRVTTMDRAHRVLRLVTLDDAAAADDLFSILMGEDVEARRSFIQRNAKDVRFLDI